TCTTACAAAACAACCAAGTTCTGTTCTCAACTTCAGTAGGTACATTGAAGTATTAATTAGAGACAAGTTTGTATGACCCCTCTGTAGCAGTTAGAACAGCAACTTCTGGAAATGTCAAACTGTATTAAGGGATTTGCAATGCTGTCACAGTTTCTTTGATCTCCCTCTATCACAATTCAACACACGTGTCTTCAAAATATTAGCACCAATGATTTCCTACATATTACAAATGCATGATCTTCCTCCAATGTGCATTGTTGTAAGAACCTTGCAGACACCAGTTAACAAAGTTTATTTGCCTCAAGTGGCACATTTGTGTGTAATCCTACATGCCTCTTCAGACTGCTCAAATGGGAAAAAGTTTTGCCACAAACATCACATTTGTGAGGCCTCTCTCCAGTGTGTATTATGACATGGACTTTGAGATGTCCCAAATCAGTAAATGCTTTTCCACAAATTTGACACTGATGTGGTTTGTatccagtatgtactgcaaaatgCCTTTTCAGACTGGCCAACAGAGCAAAATCTTTTCCACAAATGTCACAAATGTATGGGTTCTTTCCGCTGTGTTTCAATTCGTGCTTGTTGAGAGCACTTAGCTCATCAAAAGATTTGCCACATATTTCGCATTTATGTGGTTTCTTCCCTGTGTGTATCAATGCGTGGGCCTTGAAAGCATCTAACTCAGCAAAAGATTTGCCACAGATATCACATTTGTGGGGTTCTTTTGGAGTGTGTACCAATGAATGACTCTTTAGGGTACTCAACTGAGTAAAAAATTTGCCACATACATCACACCTGTGGGGTGTCATTCCAGTGTGTATTAATGCGTGCATTTTGAGATAACCCAACTGAGTAAAAGAGTTGCCACAAATTTCGCATTTGTGTACTTTATCATCAGAGTGTACAGCTTGATGTCTTTCGATATTACTAACCTGAGCAAAGGCTAGTCCACTAACAttatatctgtgtggtctttcatcACTGTGCACTGCTGTGTGCCTCTTACAAGCACTAGCACGTGCAAATGTTTTGCCACAAACACCACAACTGTATCCACTCTTTGTAGTGTAGACAATGGCATCGCCCTTGACATTACCACCTGCAGATAAATTGCTGTCATCATCACTTCTGTCTGCTTTCTCTCCAGCATGTGTCATGATATTTGCATTACATATGGCATCAAAGGAGTCCTTCAAGGTATACTGTATTTTCTGGGAGGATGAATACTTTTCCTCAATTTGTTCCACATCAGAAACTTCTTGCTTGATTTGTAGCTCATTTCCACAGTCATGTTTCCCATGACTGCCAGCAGCTGAGACTTGATGATTCCTATTCATTCTCAAAGTTTCGTTCAAGATTACATAACTGGGAAATATCTCACCATACAATTTTCTAACACAGATAGGGGGCTGCACACCACTGATGTAGGTAAAGATGCGTTATGAGTTATCTTCTCCTGATGTCAGTCCATGTGTATAAGTGGCACATGGGAACGTGTcaattttctgtgtttatttcctTCAGCTCACCATGGACCAGTCCTTGAAAAGTTTCTTCAAATGAAATGCAACAGTGCTTTGAATCAACCTGGAGAATGAGGAGAAAGGCATTAAATACTGATTTATAAAACATATAGAAATAAAAGTTCAGTGTTCACCAAAACTAGAGTTATAAATCAGAAGTCAGGCAAGTTTATATATGTATATGGGTATATAATCAGCAAATGTTAGATATTTCAAATTATCACAATATTCTGTCAGGAAGACAGAATTTTGGTAAGGGTAGGCCATTTTATAAGGAAAATTACCAGAGAAATTGCAATAATCACCAACCTCATTACTGCTGACTCAGTTTGCTGAACTTTTAGTAGATATATTAATTTAGAAAtgtcttaatttttaaaaaaatatgctgtTTCAAGATAGTGGTTCATATCAGTTTATTAAAAAATCTATGTAGAAGATCTCTGTTAAGTTTTCCCAAAATAGTAGacttaatatgtttcagttttagctAAGACAACGGATATGTACAATATTAGATCCTTACTtctttgatgttcatctcatatgtgAATATCCTCCAGCCGATTATACCAGAGTTCTTATATATGACTAGTAGTAATCCATAAAGGGAAGCTGAAGAGTGGAATAAGTAATGATTTTAAAATAGTAAAATTACACTTTGCACATGCCTTTTCCTTTGTTTTTAAGGATACCTTTAGGTTTGGGTACACTGCTACAACAGCCACTTAAGTGCATTTGATTCAACTGGAATCAACAACTAGAGCAAGCATTAACTTTTTTATTCGCTACCTAGTGAACCAAGGGGATACTGACTGCATATAAGAAGAAACAACATcatttcaataaatgaaaaaattacacaaatttgGAGAGGGAACAACGAATGCAAAAGACACACTCATAGACTGTTTCAGTGTCAGATGAATGTCGTTGGCACTGCAGCAAATATGAAATCCCATGTTAATTGAAATAATATATGAGAGGATGGCAATAATTGTAAACTCACCAGTACATCTTGTCAGATATCCTGAAATATTTTTACCAGTCCCCAATATCTGGTTACCTGGGATTCAAGAAGACCCTTAATTGATTCAGATAGAATGCACACAGTGGAGGCTACCATACTGTACTGAGAGTCAGCAAGGCAGCTGATGCTTGGGCTGCCCCTCAAATATCTGGAACTCATCATTCCTGCTACAGATAAAACATTCCCGCAGAATGGAACTGAGACAACTTTCAAGTTCCTGGTGGGTGCAATGTGTGGTATGGGCATTAAAGGTTTATGTGTGTTCCTTATACTGGCATTTGCAGCTTTGGTCTTGGTACCAGTAAGTGACAGActgctgttttccttttttttttttttttgtattgccaAGTTTTCAGAGGTGTAACATTTGTCTGCAATTGGTGTAGAAAGCATTCTTTTCGTGATGCCCCCAGGAACCATGGAGATGGGGTGGTTTCTCTGGCTCAGTGATAAAGGTAGTCATACTATGATTATAGTAATAATGGAGAAGTTTCTACAGAGTAGCCAGGCTAACCTGTGGTTGCTGACAAGCCTTTTCAGTAATtagatgggcaacagtctggagatTGACTCATCTGACCTTGTAGCATATACTCAAGATGACATGACAAGAGTACTGTGaatagctgaaagcaagagaaaattGAAGCTCTTATTTTTCCCTAGGGCGTGAAGCTCTAGTGTAtgagtaaatgaagatgaaaatggcatcctcttggataaaacattCTGGAAGTAAATTTGTCCTCCACTCAGATCATATGGTGAGTATTACTCAGACATAAGTCAttgtaaagaaaaacaaatttggcACATTCCACAGGTCAATGTGTGGAATTACAGATCCCTTAATTTGTtacttaggttagagaatttaaagagacatggataggttgaagtttaaATGTATTGGAATTACTGAAGTATGGCAGCAGAGAGAACAGACTTCTAGCACGGGAATACAGAGTtatcaacaaaatcaaataggggtaattcggGAGtaatctaataatgaataagaaaacaataATGCAGTAAGTTACTATTAACATCATAGAAAATGTATTAGGTAATCAAGATTGatacaaagccaacacccaccacaacaGTGCACATTTATATGGCTCCAGTTCTACATATGAGAAGATCGAAATAATATAGAATGAGATAAGAAAATGATTCTGACTgtaaagagagacaaaaatttcacTGAGTTTGGCATATGGAATTCAatagcaagaaaaggaagagaagggaaaatagttGGAGAACATGGACTgcagaaaggaatgaaaggggTAGCTGACTGGtagtattttgcatagagcatagctTAATCCTTGCATAAAAACAACTAAGAAACATGAaatggttgtatatatggaagagaccTGATGACAAAGGGAGTTttggaatcagattttaaactgcaagtgTTTGTAGCCATCGATGAAACTCTTAATCTACTGCTTATGaactgcacattaaaactgtggaAATATGGAAAAGGCAGTAAATTAAGGAGATATGCTCTGTATAAATTCAATGAAGCACAGATTGGAGATAGTTTCAGAACATGTATTAAGTAGTGATTTACTAAAATGGGGAAAAAGGATACAATTAATGAATGGGTATTGTAGTTTTGAGGTACAAAATAGTGAAGGCCACATGTGTCGTAACTTCGTAATTTACCATCAAAGAAAAGTTGATCATACCACCTAATAACAACTCTTTGCCTCCTACTAAAATCTATATcaagtggaacacatttttttcttacacCTACAATATACTTGACATAAGCACATTACTGACTGCTTGCTGGTTCCATAGGTACCATACAATCTTACCAATATAGTATTTTAGGATTCCCATAATAATTTCTAATgttgaaactacttaaacttatgatCCCATATTTTGCCACAATTAACTGAGGGCCTAACAGCAACTAAAGACCATAAAAGTATATTAGGTTGCACAGGGGAACAACACATTTGGCTAATTTCAAAATTGTATAAcgcataaataaatgaatgaagatGTGTAACATTCAAATTCAACTAAAAGACTTTTTTGAAAAGTAATACTTACTCAGCACATACTGGAGGAGAAAGATCATGTTTTACACATACAACTATAACTGAAACCACGAGCTAAATAAATATAACCAAATACAAATCATTATATGAAATTATTCATaactttggaaatgttaagagatacATAAatcagaacgaaaattcctgtaagGTGAGACAATTTACATACAAATTCTCAATCATAttaaatttcatgaaaatttcACTATTTTATTTTGCTATGATGGTAGGTAGGTTTGTGGAAACATCAGTTCAGTCCAGTCTAGTTGCTACAGCATTAGATGTGTTATTACTTATTATATACATGTTTACACTTCATTTTTTTGGCACCACAACCCTTAAACTGGTGGTAAAAAGGAGAATCATCATGTGCCACTTCACGGTTGTTTGGGATTAAGAGACTAAACAGCTATCACTCCTTCACTCAAGAGATGATATGTGATACTGTCCATAATACTTTGTAGTGTCAATGTGGAGGTGTctcattacacaaaataaaaattaaatatcaaTCTGGTATGCTCAATGTGGAAGGAACATAGGCCGGCAGGTTCCTTCAGGGAAAAATAGAAGGATTGCCATGCAGCATTAGCTTCCTTGACAGCGTACAATTTTTCTGAGGGTCAGTAGCCTAACAGATGTTCCATTTCAATATGAGAAAAAGTCTCATTTGTACCCGAAAATCCGTACCTGAAATTGTCAAACTGATTGCTGAATGAATAATTTCTTCTCTAGCCAAACAGTCAGCCACTTCATTCCTGGATCATGCACATGGCTTGGGAATCTGAGAAAGATAGTTGAGTAGGCAGTACAACTAAGCTCAGAGAAAACATCACAAAGAGCAGATATTGGAGGGTGATCCGAATAATACCGACGAATGTCCTGGAAACTGCTCATTGTGTCACTAAAAATTAAAATGTGGTTGAAAGAGGTTTGTTCAGTAAAATGCAGTGCTCTGTTAATGGCTATCAGCTCCATCATAAAACACTAAACATTCCTGGAAACATGTTGAACCTGACTGGTGGGAGATGTAAAAGTACATCACATC
This Schistocerca gregaria isolate iqSchGreg1 chromosome 11, iqSchGreg1.2, whole genome shotgun sequence DNA region includes the following protein-coding sequences:
- the LOC126295080 gene encoding zinc finger protein 239-like, yielding MNRNHQVSAAGSHGKHDCGNELQIKQEVSDVEQIEEKYSSSQKIQYTLKDSFDAICNANIMTHAGEKADRSDDDSNLSAGGNVKGDAIVYTTKSGYSCGVCGKTFARASACKRHTAVHSDERPHRYNVSGLAFAQVSNIERHQAVHSDDKVHKCEICGNSFTQLGYLKMHALIHTGMTPHRCDVCGKFFTQLSTLKSHSLVHTPKEPHKCDICGKSFAELDAFKAHALIHTGKKPHKCEICGKSFDELSALNKHELKHSGKNPYICDICGKDFALLASLKRHFAVHTGYKPHQCQICGKAFTDLGHLKVHVIIHTGERPHKCDVCGKTFSHLSSLKRHVGLHTNVPLEANKLC